In Phyllostomus discolor isolate MPI-MPIP mPhyDis1 chromosome 3, mPhyDis1.pri.v3, whole genome shotgun sequence, a single genomic region encodes these proteins:
- the LOC114507122 gene encoding translation initiation factor IF-2 — MKARAWAHLPAGRPAKSLPSRRGRHSGSGEHPPHTRVTSCFLSSDGVTRASPWCPESWPLPGVERKRPQTGRRQTPVSWRRCRSQPPGPRPPAPGPDPSSPSRPWPQACARRCQRCTVGSTTSERTVSLQLRALGAALPSPTEPRGSSQGRAARPAPTASFSGAPETEPSVPAHRIPNPPLSSISSAGTAHCRPELPPPLLAARGSGAGGPAECERRPSRGASHCRAHFNADRCGARSVPASTPALSAGQTRPSARTGAPRRPRGRPRAATYPQVRGLACGV; from the exons ATGAAGGCGCGGGCGTGGGCTCACCTGCCGGCGGGCCGCCCCGCTAAGTCTCTTCCGTCCCGGCGGGGCCGGCACAGCGGCAGCGGAGAGCACCCTCCTCACACACGTGTGACGTCCTGCTTCCTCTCCAGTGACGGTGTCACTCG cgcCAGCCCCTGGTGCCCAGAGAGCTGGCCCCTCCCTGGCGTGGAGAGGAAGCGGCCCCAGACTGGCCGCAGGCAGACCCCTGTGAGCTGGCGCCGCTGCAGGAGTCAgccgcccggcccccggcccccggcccccggcccagACCCGAGCAGCCCCTCGCGTCCTTGGCCGCAGGCCTGCGCCCGAAGGTGCCAGCGCTGCACGGTCGGCAGCACCACCTCGGAGCGCACA GTCAGCCTGCAGCTCCGGGCTCTCGGGGCAGCTCTGCCGAGCCCCACGGAGCCTCGGGGTTCCTCACAGGGAAGGgcagcccgccctgcccccacggcCTCCTTCTCCGGGGCCCCGGAGACAGAGCCTTCCGTCCCCGCTCA TCGCATCCCCAACCCCCCTCTCAGCTCCATCAGCTCGGCCGGCACTGCCCACTGCAGGCCGGAGCTCCCACCGCCACTGCTGGCTGCCCGGGGctcgggggctgggggcccagctgAGTGTGAGCGTCG ACCTTCCCGCGGCGCCTCGCACTGCCGGGCACACTTCAACGCGGACCGATGTGGAGCGCGCTCCGTCCCCGCCAGCACGCCGGCTCTGAGCGCAGGCCAGACCCGGCCTTCTGCGCGCACGGGCGCGCCCCGGAGACCCCGCGGGCGGCCGCGAGCGGCGACCTATCCGCAGGTGCGAGGCCTCGCCTGCGGTGTGTGA
- the CCNO gene encoding cyclin-O — protein MVTPCPAARAGRGDNDQYLRAPVKKSRRPRLRRKQPLQPLSPCLLPGDSGICDLFESPSSGSDGAGSPAAPGRRGPAQHSAQLDLRTFREYGQSCYAFRKERESHFHAREALARQPQVTAESRCKLLSWLIPVHRQFGLSFESLCLAVNTLDRFLATTPVAADCFQLLGVTSLLLACKQVEVHPPRVEQLLALCCGAFSRQQLCNLERIVLHKLGFSLGAPTVGFFLEHFTHARVDAGQARVSQALEAQALAQAVAELSLADYAFCSYAPSLLAICCLALADSMLQRPLPVDLSLGGHPEPELQDCLGKLQLLVAINGTSLAHVLPLQICDKCSLSTSSQ, from the exons ATGGTGACCCCGTGCCCCGCCGCCCGGGCCGGGAGAGGAGACAACGACCAGTACCTGCGCGCGCCGGTCAAGAAGAGCAGGCGCCCGCGCCTGCGGAGGAAGCAGCCGCTGCAGCCGCTGAGCCCGTGCCTGCTCCCGGGGGACTCGGGCATTTGCGACCTGTTCGAGTCCCCCAGCTCAGGCTCAGATGGCGCCGGCAGCCCCGCGGCCCCCGGGCGGCGCGGCCCCGCCCAGCACTCGGCGCAGCTGGATCTGCGGACCTTCCGCGAGTACGGGCAGAGCTGCTACGCCTTCCGCAAGGAGCGGGAGAGTCACTTCCACGCGCGGGAGGCGCTGGCGCGGCAGCCGCAG GTAACCGCGGAGTCTCGCTGCAAGCTGCTCAGCTGGCTGATCCCCGTGCACCGCCAGTTCGGCCTCTCCTTCGAGTCGCTGTGCCTGGCGGTGAACACCCTGGACCGCTTCCTGGCCACCACGCCCGTGGCTGCGGACTGCttccagctgctgggggtcacGTCCCTGCTCCTGGCCTGCAAACAG GTGGAGGTGCACCCGCCTCGCGTGGAGCAGCTCCTGGCCCTGTGCTGCGGCGCCTTCTCCCGGCAGCAGCTCTGCAACCTGGAGCGCATCGTGCTGCACAAGCTGGGCTTCAGTTTGGGCGCGCCCACCGTCGGCTTCTTCCTGGAGCACTTCACGCACGCGAGGGTGGACGCCGGGCAGGCCCGCGTCTCCCAAGCCCTGGAGGCGCAGGCTCTGGCGCAGGCGGTGGCAGAGCTAAGCCTGGCCGACTATGCTTTCTGCAGCTacgccccctccctgctggccaTCTGCTGCCTGGCGCTGGCCGACAGCATGCTCCAGCGCCCGCTGCCTGTGGACTTGAGCCTGGGCGGGCACCCTGAGCCGGAGCTTCAGGACTGCCTGGGCAAGCTGCAGCTCCTGGTGGCCATCAACGGGACCTCCCTGGCTCACGTGCTGCCCCTCCAGATCTGTGACAAGTGCAGCCTGTCCACCAGCTCGCAATAA